A genomic window from Leeia speluncae includes:
- a CDS encoding ABC transporter ATP-binding protein gives MQTSSSSAPIDLSVQAVSKHYTNFTAVNQLSLDVPKGSFFSILGPSGCGKTTLLRMIAGFITPDEGDILIGGKSMNNVAPNRRPVNMVFQHLALFPMMTVGENVGYGLARRGLAKAEIQRKAEDMLSRVGLPGIAGKRIDQLSGGQKQRVAIARSLVLEPTLLLLDEPLGALDLKLREHMKLELKQLQHEVGTTFVYITHDQSEALVMSDRVAVMNKGQFEQVGTPQELYYHPQTAFVAGFVGNNNRLEGALSSAQQGATAAGLPLHATSMQGGTSGNASFFIRPETIALSRNASEMENFANQFRCKVETLFFDGANSTVQVREVGSGTQLHVALPHTGQHADLVHDETVHIGIKAEHVQAFQR, from the coding sequence ATGCAAACTTCGTCTTCATCTGCTCCGATTGACTTGTCTGTTCAGGCAGTCAGTAAACACTACACCAACTTTACAGCGGTCAATCAGCTAAGCCTTGATGTACCGAAAGGTAGCTTTTTCTCGATTTTAGGCCCTTCTGGATGCGGCAAAACCACCTTACTTCGGATGATTGCCGGGTTTATTACACCAGATGAAGGGGATATTTTGATCGGCGGTAAGTCGATGAATAATGTGGCACCAAACCGTCGCCCTGTGAACATGGTGTTCCAGCACTTAGCGCTATTCCCGATGATGACAGTGGGTGAAAACGTTGGGTATGGATTGGCAAGACGAGGCTTAGCGAAAGCAGAGATCCAAAGAAAAGCAGAAGATATGCTCTCCCGTGTCGGCTTACCAGGGATTGCTGGTAAGCGGATTGATCAATTATCTGGCGGCCAGAAACAACGGGTAGCGATTGCGCGCAGTTTAGTACTAGAGCCAACCCTGCTGCTATTAGATGAACCATTAGGCGCGCTAGATTTGAAGCTTCGTGAACACATGAAGCTAGAACTAAAGCAATTACAGCACGAAGTAGGTACCACCTTCGTTTACATCACGCACGATCAAAGCGAAGCGCTAGTGATGAGTGATCGCGTTGCGGTCATGAACAAAGGGCAATTTGAACAAGTCGGTACACCTCAAGAATTGTATTACCACCCACAAACCGCGTTTGTGGCTGGCTTTGTTGGTAACAACAACCGCCTAGAAGGCGCATTAAGTAGTGCCCAACAAGGGGCAACTGCGGCAGGACTACCTTTGCATGCCACATCGATGCAAGGCGGCACGAGCGGCAACGCCTCTTTCTTTATTCGCCCAGAAACCATTGCGCTCTCTAGAAATGCAAGCGAAATGGAAAACTTTGCCAATCAGTTCCGTTGCAAAGTAGAAACCCTATTCTTTGACGGTGCGAACTCTACCGTACAGGTGAGAGAAGTAGGTAGCGGCACTCAACTGCATGTTGCCTTACCACATACCGGGCAACATGCAGATTTAGTTCATGACGAAACCGTGCATATCGGCATTAAAGCTGAACATGTACAAGCGTTCCAGAGGTAA
- a CDS encoding ABC transporter permease has protein sequence MNGLSPKKLTLYLLLAPAILWLLLLIVLPHTGMGIISLRERVGPGEFAFSFKQYMTFFEEPLYWNTFVRTAVMSLIATVLALVLAFPVAWTIAKVAKGRMKALMLAATLLPFWASELVRTLGWLILLRGSGVIPGFFQMIGLTNEPVELLYHDATILVGLVYSSLLFMLVPLINALETLDDSLIEAAYDLGGNRFDILRRIVIPHAAPGIAAGCIMVFMLTLGNYLTPVVLGGKSSMWFTEQIYTQFITRFNWEQGAAFAFLLLGLSSLLVWAGLKITGQRFADAMRRT, from the coding sequence ATGAATGGACTAAGCCCTAAAAAACTCACGCTTTATCTTTTATTAGCCCCGGCCATTTTATGGTTGCTGCTGTTAATTGTTCTCCCACATACAGGCATGGGGATTATTTCCCTACGCGAGCGCGTAGGCCCCGGTGAATTTGCCTTTAGTTTTAAGCAGTACATGACCTTCTTTGAAGAGCCTCTGTACTGGAATACCTTTGTGCGTACCGCCGTGATGTCGTTAATCGCAACGGTTTTAGCTTTGGTGCTTGCCTTCCCTGTTGCTTGGACGATTGCCAAAGTAGCCAAAGGTCGCATGAAGGCACTAATGCTAGCAGCCACCCTACTCCCATTTTGGGCAAGTGAATTGGTACGTACGTTAGGCTGGCTAATCTTACTCAGAGGCAGCGGTGTGATTCCGGGCTTCTTCCAGATGATTGGTCTAACGAATGAGCCAGTAGAGTTGCTGTATCACGATGCCACCATTCTGGTTGGCTTGGTATATAGCTCCTTATTATTCATGCTGGTCCCACTGATTAATGCTTTAGAAACTTTGGACGATAGTCTGATTGAAGCAGCATACGATTTAGGTGGCAACCGATTTGATATTTTACGTCGGATTGTGATTCCGCATGCGGCACCGGGCATTGCAGCGGGTTGCATCATGGTCTTCATGCTGACGCTAGGTAACTACTTAACCCCAGTGGTGCTGGGCGGAAAAAGCTCGATGTGGTTTACCGAACAGATTTACACCCAATTTATTACTCGGTTTAACTGGGAGCAAGGTGCGGCATTTGCCTTCTTATTGCTCGGCTTATCGTCATTACTGGTATGGGCAGGTCTAAAAATTACCGGGCAACGATTTGCAGACGCGATGCGTCGTACTTAA
- a CDS encoding ABC transporter permease — protein MIPSLPDSKFLTRGRAVYVTLFFLFLLLPLSVVAVFAFNNSLFPTPPWKGFTFDWFIAHTDDRTGLFFDTALLTSIWVSCKVAFWVTVLSVTIGTGNAFLLERAQFPGKSILTTMMLVPLVIPGVILGISILSFASQIANFAYDQWELELEWLRPGLPLVVAGQFSYIVTIATLTIAARLKRFDESLEEAALNLGASRFAILRTITLPYLKPAIIGSGAVAFLLSFENFNTTLMLVGSDNPLTVLMYGRMREGASPVLNAVSLLLMMVSGIAVALMYFRKPRQK, from the coding sequence ATGATTCCAAGTTTGCCAGACTCAAAGTTTCTTACGCGTGGCAGAGCGGTTTATGTCACCTTGTTCTTTCTATTTTTATTACTACCGCTTTCTGTCGTTGCTGTATTTGCATTTAATAACTCACTCTTTCCTACTCCACCATGGAAAGGCTTTACCTTTGATTGGTTCATCGCACATACAGATGATCGTACCGGCTTATTCTTTGATACCGCGTTATTAACCAGTATTTGGGTAAGCTGCAAGGTCGCTTTTTGGGTAACCGTCTTGTCTGTAACCATTGGTACTGGCAACGCCTTTTTGCTAGAAAGAGCACAGTTCCCCGGCAAAAGCATCTTAACCACCATGATGCTGGTTCCATTGGTGATCCCAGGTGTGATCCTGGGCATCTCGATTCTCTCTTTTGCGAGCCAGATTGCCAACTTCGCTTATGATCAATGGGAGCTAGAATTAGAATGGTTGCGCCCAGGCTTACCTCTCGTGGTAGCGGGTCAGTTTTCCTATATTGTGACGATAGCAACGCTCACGATTGCGGCAAGGTTGAAGCGATTTGACGAATCACTAGAAGAAGCAGCGCTAAACCTAGGGGCGAGCCGTTTTGCAATATTACGAACAATTACCTTGCCTTATCTAAAACCAGCTATTATTGGTAGTGGAGCCGTTGCTTTCTTGCTCTCGTTCGAGAACTTCAATACAACGCTCATGTTAGTTGGTAGTGATAATCCGCTTACCGTATTAATGTACGGCCGGATGCGTGAAGGTGCCTCACCGGTACTCAATGCCGTGAGCCTGCTACTAATGATGGTCTCAGGCATTGCAGTCGCTCTGATGTACTTCAGGAAACCTCGTCAAAAGTGA
- a CDS encoding Na/Pi cotransporter family protein, with product MLVLTQLLGAVALLIWGTHMVQTGLIRAWGGPLRKALGQSVKSRFTAFFTGMGITALIQSGTATTLMVAGFVGQGLITTAAALPIILGADVGSSLVAQFFSLKLVWLSPLLILIGVLLYRANRSQQSRQAGKATAGLGIMMLALQLIGSTMAPISHSDAIQVIFQSITGDTLLDILVAACLTFVAHSSLAIVLLVATLVGNEALSPLLGLALVLGANMGSSMSPLLSGVGSGSNGRQVAIANLVFKLCGIALVAPFIKHAGPWLTYLGDTPERQVLHFHVLFNVFTAAVFLFLNVPVANLCAKLCKSANESRQPHQTKYLDEAALESPELAIACAAREAMRMGDMIDEMLRDTESAICENDDAATRRVEDSEVVIDILYKSVKNYLMRVERDGLSTEDNQRWVDVLSLTINLEHIGDVIDKNLMDLARRKIHNQRVFSETGNVEIHDLHQRLISNLRLGLNLFMRPDVKNAQRLLDEKTQFNQLERRYAENHLQRLAEQRVQSIETSSLHLDVIRDLKRVNSHICSLAYPILENAGKLSSKQPQVVIKTKRYPKSAHIKGA from the coding sequence ATGCTGGTACTGACGCAACTACTCGGCGCAGTTGCCCTATTAATTTGGGGCACTCATATGGTTCAAACAGGGCTAATACGCGCCTGGGGAGGACCTTTACGTAAAGCACTTGGGCAAAGTGTCAAAAGTCGCTTTACCGCCTTCTTTACTGGCATGGGTATTACCGCCCTGATTCAAAGCGGCACAGCCACTACCTTGATGGTGGCTGGCTTTGTTGGCCAAGGCTTAATCACCACAGCCGCTGCGCTTCCGATCATTTTAGGGGCGGATGTTGGCTCTAGTTTAGTTGCCCAGTTTTTCTCGCTAAAACTAGTGTGGCTATCTCCTCTACTCATTCTGATTGGCGTATTGCTCTATCGGGCAAATCGTAGCCAACAAAGTAGACAAGCCGGCAAAGCCACCGCTGGGCTTGGCATCATGATGCTCGCCTTGCAACTGATTGGTTCCACGATGGCCCCGATCAGCCATAGCGATGCGATTCAAGTGATTTTCCAATCCATCACTGGCGATACCTTATTAGATATTTTAGTCGCCGCTTGTTTAACCTTTGTTGCCCACTCTAGTTTAGCGATTGTGCTGTTAGTCGCCACCTTGGTTGGTAATGAAGCACTCTCCCCCTTGCTTGGGCTAGCGCTCGTATTAGGTGCCAATATGGGCAGCAGCATGAGCCCATTGCTATCTGGCGTCGGGAGCGGTTCAAATGGCAGGCAAGTGGCGATTGCGAATCTTGTTTTCAAACTATGTGGCATCGCCTTAGTCGCCCCATTTATCAAGCATGCAGGGCCTTGGCTAACCTACTTAGGTGATACACCTGAACGGCAAGTCTTGCATTTCCACGTTTTATTTAATGTATTTACGGCGGCGGTTTTCCTTTTCCTCAATGTGCCCGTTGCCAATTTATGCGCCAAATTGTGCAAATCGGCTAACGAATCTCGTCAACCGCATCAAACCAAATATCTAGATGAAGCGGCCTTAGAAAGCCCAGAGCTAGCGATTGCATGTGCGGCGAGAGAGGCAATGCGCATGGGCGATATGATCGACGAAATGCTTCGTGATACCGAATCAGCCATCTGCGAGAACGATGATGCAGCGACACGTCGCGTGGAAGATAGCGAGGTGGTCATCGACATCCTCTATAAATCGGTCAAAAACTATTTAATGCGAGTAGAGAGAGATGGACTATCCACAGAAGACAACCAACGCTGGGTAGACGTGCTTTCATTAACGATCAATCTCGAGCACATTGGGGATGTCATCGACAAAAACCTAATGGATTTAGCTAGACGAAAAATACACAACCAGCGAGTTTTCTCTGAAACCGGGAATGTAGAAATTCATGACCTGCACCAGCGTCTGATTAGTAACTTACGTCTTGGCCTAAATTTATTTATGCGGCCAGACGTCAAAAATGCACAGCGGTTACTAGATGAAAAAACTCAGTTTAATCAACTTGAACGACGCTATGCTGAAAATCATTTGCAACGTCTAGCAGAACAACGCGTGCAAAGTATCGAAACCAGTAGCCTGCATTTAGATGTCATTCGCGACTTAAAACGGGTAAATAGCCACATTTGTTCTCTGGCATATCCGATTTTGGAAAATGCCGGAAAGCTTAGTTCGAAGCAGCCACAAGTAGTGATTAAAACAAAGCGATATCCCAAAAGTGCCCATATCAAAGGCGCCTAA
- the ugpQ gene encoding glycerophosphodiester phosphodiesterase translates to MQQAWPFPFLIAHRGGGKQAPENTLAGMMEAIKQGYRAVEYDVKLSADNLCFLLHDDTVDRTTNGNGLAATQSWAALSQLDAGSWLTEAFANEPLPSFATIASYCHHAGLASNVEIKPCPGREEETGKAVALAAQQLWSNQTTKPLLSSFAYESLVAAKAAVPALPCAWLIEAPWPEDWEVKLKAIDAVSLNTDEALLTEARVKAVKDAGYKLLAYTVNDVERAKTLQAWGVDGIFTDELTLMQKAFS, encoded by the coding sequence ATGCAGCAAGCTTGGCCATTTCCTTTTTTAATTGCCCATCGTGGTGGTGGTAAACAGGCACCAGAAAATACGCTCGCAGGCATGATGGAAGCCATCAAACAAGGCTATCGTGCAGTGGAATACGATGTAAAACTAAGTGCAGACAATCTTTGCTTCTTATTGCATGACGATACAGTTGATCGCACCACCAATGGAAATGGATTGGCAGCAACCCAATCTTGGGCAGCGCTATCACAGCTAGATGCAGGCAGTTGGCTAACAGAAGCATTTGCCAATGAACCCTTACCCAGCTTTGCAACGATTGCGAGTTATTGCCACCATGCGGGATTAGCTTCCAACGTCGAAATCAAACCTTGCCCGGGTAGAGAAGAAGAGACTGGTAAAGCAGTAGCCTTAGCCGCACAGCAATTGTGGTCGAACCAAACAACTAAACCGCTACTCTCTTCTTTTGCCTACGAATCTTTAGTGGCCGCTAAAGCAGCAGTGCCCGCCTTACCGTGCGCTTGGCTAATTGAAGCTCCATGGCCAGAAGATTGGGAAGTGAAGTTAAAAGCGATCGATGCGGTATCTTTAAACACAGATGAAGCACTCCTCACGGAAGCGCGGGTGAAAGCAGTCAAAGATGCCGGATACAAGCTACTTGCCTATACCGTTAACGATGTAGAACGAGCAAAGACGTTACAAGCTTGGGGGGTAGATGGCATCTTTACTGATGAACTCACGTTGATGCAAAAAGCGTTTAGTTAA
- the rlmH gene encoding 23S rRNA (pseudouridine(1915)-N(3))-methyltransferase RlmH, which produces MKLSLLAVGQKQPGWMEEGYKEYAKRMPREWPLQLIELKPEKRVGGKTAEQVMAAEKVRILDALPKSARLVAMDERGARWTTMDLAKQMEAWQQDGRDVAFVIGGADGLDPEVKQRADQLLALSPMTLPHGLARVMLAEQLYRAVSILNNHPYHRE; this is translated from the coding sequence ATGAAACTTTCGCTACTGGCAGTTGGGCAAAAGCAGCCTGGCTGGATGGAAGAGGGCTACAAAGAGTACGCAAAGCGGATGCCTAGAGAATGGCCGCTGCAACTCATTGAACTGAAACCGGAGAAGCGCGTCGGTGGTAAGACGGCAGAGCAAGTCATGGCGGCTGAAAAGGTGCGTATTCTAGATGCCTTGCCAAAGTCAGCTAGATTGGTGGCGATGGATGAGCGCGGTGCCCGTTGGACGACAATGGATCTGGCTAAGCAAATGGAAGCTTGGCAACAAGATGGCCGTGACGTGGCGTTTGTGATTGGTGGGGCGGATGGACTTGACCCTGAAGTGAAGCAACGCGCAGACCAATTGCTTGCTTTGTCGCCCATGACGTTACCGCATGGCTTGGCCCGGGTGATGTTGGCAGAGCAGTTATATAGAGCAGTGTCTATCTTGAATAACCATCCGTATCATCGCGAATAA
- a CDS encoding phosphoribosyltransferase: protein MADLHVSWDEYHRLTEQLALKVYTSGWRFNQIICIARGGLRVGDVLARIFNTPLAVMFTSSYRESNGKTQNQLVISEHITMATDTLGDRILLLDDLVDSGVTLRRVVEELKQRYPHIKEVRTGVIWEKSCSVFKPDYVVDFLEDNPWIHQPMEKYDEMSADELVPLKRI from the coding sequence ATGGCAGATTTGCATGTAAGTTGGGATGAGTACCATCGTTTAACAGAACAGTTAGCTTTGAAAGTGTATACATCAGGCTGGCGCTTTAATCAGATTATTTGTATTGCAAGGGGTGGCTTACGCGTGGGGGATGTGTTGGCGCGTATTTTTAATACCCCATTGGCCGTGATGTTTACCTCGTCTTATCGTGAGTCAAACGGTAAAACGCAAAATCAATTAGTGATTTCTGAGCATATTACGATGGCGACCGACACCTTGGGCGATCGTATTTTGTTGTTAGATGATTTGGTGGACTCTGGTGTGACACTGCGCCGCGTGGTGGAAGAGTTAAAGCAACGTTACCCGCATATCAAAGAAGTGCGAACAGGGGTGATTTGGGAAAAGTCCTGCTCTGTGTTTAAACCAGACTACGTTGTCGATTTCTTGGAAGATAATCCTTGGATTCATCAACCAATGGAAAAGTATGACGAAATGTCTGCGGATGAATTGGTGCCATTGAAACGCATTTAA
- the rsfS gene encoding ribosome silencing factor, translating into MELDALKAAVIDALEDIKAKDIQVLDVSKLSPLWDALIVASGDSNRQVKALANNVAVKMKELGVEVLSTEGEKYGEWVLVDLGNVVVHVMQPAVRQYYSLEQLWGGQKPVSTPR; encoded by the coding sequence ATGGAACTGGATGCGCTGAAAGCGGCGGTAATTGATGCACTTGAAGATATCAAGGCGAAAGATATTCAAGTGTTAGATGTCAGCAAATTAAGCCCTTTATGGGATGCATTGATTGTCGCGAGTGGTGATAGTAACCGTCAGGTGAAAGCACTTGCGAATAATGTCGCGGTAAAAATGAAAGAATTAGGCGTTGAAGTGCTAAGCACGGAAGGCGAAAAGTACGGTGAGTGGGTGTTGGTTGATTTAGGGAACGTGGTTGTGCATGTGATGCAACCCGCTGTTCGCCAATACTATAGCTTAGAGCAGTTGTGGGGCGGCCAGAAGCCGGTTTCTACACCACGCTAA
- the nadD gene encoding nicotinate-nucleotide adenylyltransferase — MPVTGVFGGTFDPMHLAHLRIVRALRDELQLHEAEDCIRVIPTGFPPHRAQAVASNEQRLEMCRLTIGNEPGLLLDDRELRRDRFCYTVETLAELRGELGASAPIVFLMGADSLTHFHTWHDWRHILDLAHLAVAARPGSDLTHGLNPTVAHLLSENATSPSRPTLSHGKIYVLSTPPEDVSATELRSRLRSEQGTEGLLAEPVRRFILDNRLYR, encoded by the coding sequence TTGCCGGTAACAGGGGTCTTTGGTGGTACCTTTGACCCCATGCATCTGGCTCACCTTCGCATTGTTCGCGCCCTAAGAGATGAACTGCAATTACACGAAGCGGAAGATTGCATTCGGGTCATCCCTACGGGGTTTCCTCCCCATCGTGCGCAGGCGGTTGCGAGTAACGAGCAGCGCCTTGAGATGTGCCGGTTAACCATTGGTAACGAACCGGGGTTGTTGTTAGACGACCGTGAGCTAAGGCGAGATCGGTTTTGCTACACAGTGGAAACCTTAGCAGAGTTAAGAGGTGAGTTGGGAGCGTCTGCGCCCATTGTTTTCTTGATGGGTGCGGATTCGCTGACGCATTTTCATACATGGCATGATTGGCGACACATACTAGATTTAGCGCATTTAGCCGTTGCGGCAAGGCCAGGATCTGATTTAACCCATGGTTTAAATCCAACGGTTGCACACCTTTTATCAGAAAATGCAACAAGTCCTAGTCGACCAACGCTAAGTCACGGTAAAATATACGTTTTATCTACGCCGCCCGAAGATGTTTCTGCAACTGAGTTAAGATCTCGGTTACGATCAGAACAGGGAACAGAAGGCTTATTGGCTGAACCTGTGCGGCGTTTTATTTTAGATAACCGGCTATATCGATAG
- a CDS encoding glutamate-5-semialdehyde dehydrogenase has translation MDVQQYMQQLGQAARNASRVMARAETMQKNRALIAVAKEIELAKPELIAANQADVDAARANGLDPAMVDRLILSEKAIATMIEGLHQIVTLADPIGEITDMSYRPSGIQVGKMRVPLGVIGIIYEARPNVTIDAAALCLKSGNATILRGGSEAIRANQVLANCIRKGLEAAGLPGDAVQVVETTDRAAVGMLITMPEYVDVIVPRGGKGLIERISREARVPVIKHLDGICHVYIDDEADIAKALPIADNAKTHRYGTCNTMETLLVHRSVADQVLPKLAELYNSKSVELRGCELTLSVLTTIKAATEEDWGTEYLAPILSVKVVSGLDEAIDHINQYGSHHTDSIVTENYTKARRFLREVDSASVMVNASTRFADGFEYGLGAEIGISTDKIHARGPVGLDGLTSQKYVVLGDGHIRQ, from the coding sequence ATGGACGTTCAACAGTATATGCAGCAACTCGGGCAAGCTGCCCGTAATGCCTCCCGTGTGATGGCACGGGCCGAGACCATGCAAAAAAATCGTGCGTTAATCGCGGTTGCCAAAGAAATTGAATTGGCTAAACCCGAACTGATTGCAGCGAACCAAGCAGATGTAGATGCCGCTCGGGCAAATGGGTTGGACCCCGCGATGGTGGATCGTCTGATTTTGTCAGAAAAAGCCATTGCAACCATGATTGAAGGCTTGCATCAGATTGTGACCTTGGCTGATCCAATTGGCGAAATTACCGATATGTCTTACCGCCCAAGCGGTATTCAAGTCGGCAAAATGCGTGTGCCACTTGGCGTGATTGGTATCATTTATGAAGCCCGTCCGAATGTGACCATCGACGCGGCTGCATTGTGCCTAAAGTCTGGTAACGCGACGATTCTGCGTGGTGGTTCGGAAGCGATCCGTGCGAACCAAGTGCTGGCGAATTGTATTCGTAAAGGCTTGGAAGCTGCAGGCTTACCTGGCGATGCGGTGCAAGTGGTGGAAACCACCGACCGTGCGGCAGTGGGTATGCTAATTACCATGCCGGAATACGTGGATGTGATTGTGCCTCGTGGCGGTAAGGGCTTAATTGAACGGATTAGCCGTGAAGCACGCGTGCCGGTGATTAAGCATCTTGACGGTATTTGCCATGTGTATATCGACGACGAAGCGGATATTGCTAAAGCATTGCCAATTGCTGATAACGCCAAAACACATCGTTACGGTACCTGCAATACAATGGAAACTTTGCTAGTTCACCGCAGCGTGGCTGATCAAGTATTGCCAAAGCTGGCTGAACTATATAACAGTAAATCAGTTGAGCTTCGTGGATGTGAATTGACGCTATCTGTCTTAACGACCATTAAAGCTGCGACAGAAGAAGATTGGGGAACCGAGTATTTAGCGCCAATCTTGTCTGTAAAAGTGGTTTCTGGGTTGGATGAGGCAATTGACCATATTAATCAATATGGTTCTCATCATACCGATAGCATCGTGACGGAAAACTATACCAAAGCTCGCCGCTTTTTAAGAGAGGTGGATTCTGCATCGGTGATGGTCAATGCCTCTACCCGCTTTGCTGATGGATTTGAATATGGACTAGGGGCGGAAATTGGTATCTCTACCGATAAAATCCATGCTCGCGGACCAGTTGGCTTAGATGGCTTAACCAGCCAAAAATATGTGGTGCTAGGAGACGGCCATATCCGCCAATAA
- a CDS encoding flagellar brake protein, producing the protein MAVNDLMPLRRQDFEIGKVLQWPVFDRDHKLLLKEGQLIQSERQLETLLKLGMYRDSRWKPGRFVRPDVVDDEKTHEPAKQDKSSFISIEQIPFKLGDTLQVLPSADDANPYYVKLFGLYDKGSVIISTPSANGSLVLLREGQPFRIRAFLGRAIYSFDTYVVKSVLTPYPYVHLKIPEKAQVINVRSASRVNVNIVASFEMLDEDFNSSKNACLISDISLHGARLNMMKKVCEIEQPITLAFRVNVLDTDHYISLEATVKSINVNDAEKQPIALGVKFGEVQFIDKLVIQNFLNQKLLAERAEA; encoded by the coding sequence ATGGCTGTTAATGACCTGATGCCGCTACGCCGGCAAGACTTTGAAATTGGGAAAGTTTTGCAGTGGCCTGTATTTGATAGAGATCATAAGCTTCTCTTGAAAGAAGGGCAGTTGATTCAGTCTGAGCGTCAGTTAGAGACCTTGCTGAAACTGGGGATGTATCGAGACTCTCGTTGGAAGCCTGGACGGTTTGTTCGACCTGATGTCGTCGATGATGAAAAAACGCATGAGCCAGCAAAGCAAGATAAGTCTAGCTTTATTTCGATAGAGCAAATTCCTTTTAAACTAGGTGATACCTTACAGGTGCTACCTTCTGCTGATGATGCTAATCCTTACTACGTCAAACTATTTGGCCTATATGATAAAGGTAGCGTCATTATTTCGACTCCATCAGCTAATGGCAGCCTGGTTTTATTGCGAGAAGGGCAACCCTTTCGTATTCGCGCCTTTCTTGGGCGCGCGATTTACTCATTCGATACCTATGTAGTGAAAAGTGTACTGACACCATATCCTTATGTGCATCTCAAAATCCCTGAAAAAGCGCAGGTGATTAATGTACGTAGTGCTAGTCGCGTGAACGTAAATATTGTGGCTTCGTTTGAAATGCTCGATGAGGATTTTAATTCAAGCAAAAACGCGTGCTTGATTTCAGACATTAGCTTGCATGGTGCAAGATTAAATATGATGAAGAAAGTCTGCGAAATAGAGCAGCCGATTACGTTGGCTTTTCGTGTCAATGTGCTGGATACGGATCACTATATTTCGTTAGAGGCAACGGTAAAAAGTATCAATGTGAATGATGCCGAGAAACAACCGATTGCTTTAGGCGTGAAGTTTGGTGAAGTCCAGTTTATCGATAAGTTGGTGATTCAAAACTTCCTTAACCAAAAGCTACTTGCCGAACGGGCAGAGGCCTAG
- a CDS encoding AI-2E family transporter: MLNKPKTLVPIDFLVAIVILFFVVKLRLLPALLGGLLVHELVAMLAPRFWRGTLETGKAKLLVVAMIATAIITILALFGFGFILVIKGGSGNVSHLLQKMASIISESRTFIPEFLYGYIPVDINELKSTITNWLREHADELQLIGKEIGVVLVQVLVGMIIGALIALQDMVRPKPLGPLGSLILEHLQRFSSSFRNVVFAQIKIAAVNATLTAVYLAVLLPLFGIELPLVKTMVILTFLLGLIPVLGNLASNTIIVVVSMSHSPQIAIASLAYLVIIHKLEYFLNAKIIGHRIHAASWEILLAMLVMEAIFGLQGVIAAPIFYAYLKRELTLKGLI, translated from the coding sequence ATGTTAAACAAACCTAAAACCCTTGTCCCCATCGACTTTTTAGTTGCGATTGTTATTTTATTTTTCGTCGTCAAACTTAGGTTGTTACCCGCATTACTTGGCGGTTTGTTAGTACATGAGCTAGTTGCCATGCTCGCACCAAGATTTTGGCGAGGGACCTTAGAAACAGGGAAAGCCAAATTACTCGTTGTTGCCATGATCGCAACCGCTATCATCACGATTTTGGCGCTCTTTGGATTTGGTTTTATTCTCGTCATCAAAGGTGGCAGCGGCAATGTCTCCCATCTTCTCCAGAAAATGGCCTCGATTATTTCGGAATCGAGAACCTTTATCCCTGAGTTTTTGTATGGTTACATCCCCGTTGATATTAACGAACTAAAAAGCACCATCACTAACTGGCTAAGAGAGCACGCAGATGAATTGCAACTCATCGGCAAAGAAATTGGCGTGGTGCTTGTTCAAGTACTGGTCGGCATGATTATTGGCGCGTTGATCGCATTGCAAGATATGGTGAGACCAAAGCCACTTGGACCATTGGGCAGCCTCATTCTTGAACACTTACAACGCTTTTCGAGTTCATTTAGGAATGTGGTATTTGCCCAGATTAAAATTGCGGCGGTAAACGCAACACTCACAGCGGTGTATTTAGCGGTATTACTTCCGCTGTTTGGTATTGAATTACCGTTGGTGAAAACCATGGTCATTCTGACCTTCTTATTGGGTTTAATCCCTGTGCTTGGCAACCTCGCCTCCAACACCATTATTGTCGTTGTGAGCATGAGTCATTCGCCTCAAATTGCAATTGCCTCACTAGCATATTTGGTCATTATTCATAAGCTTGAATACTTCCTTAACGCTAAAATCATTGGCCATCGCATTCATGCGGCCTCTTGGGAAATCTTGCTCGCCATGCTCGTCATGGAAGCGATCTTTGGTTTACAAGGCGTGATTGCTGCGCCGATTTTCTATGCCTACCTAAAAAGAGAACTCACCTTAAAAGGCTTAATTTAA